A single genomic interval of Spinacia oleracea cultivar Varoflay chromosome 6, BTI_SOV_V1, whole genome shotgun sequence harbors:
- the LOC110794440 gene encoding CRIB domain-containing protein RIC6, with product MSIKMKGLLKGLRYISQIFEEEEDDKEMQIGFPTDVKHVAHIGWDGPSVNSPSWMNEFKPPEAGNTTAPLLNGDANKDVEDVNSQDSSTKRNTSVRDSPARDLPGLPKSSRRQPSMDSIGSTDSPLGSPSHKSRSSRRRHKQKEITSPRVGESSSSQSLPNIPKKSRRKKSKDGEGSVKAMSKSKDKGSRHGSRLGSDDVSLTKQYNVEANSSTSLASLKEEEMKGL from the exons ATGAGCATAAAGATGAAGGGCCTACTCAAGGGCCTCAGATACATTTCCCAGATTTTTG AGGAAGAGGAGGATGATAAGGAAATGCAAATAGGTTTTCCCACAGATGTAAAGCATGTAGCTCATATTGGATGGGATGGTCCATCTGTAAACTCACCAAGTTGG ATGAATGAGTTCAAACCCCCAGAAGCAGGGAATACAACAGCACCACTACTAAACGGAGACGCTAACAAGGATGTTGAGGACGTCAACTCGCAAG ATTCATCCACCAAAAGAAATACTTCTGTAAGAGATTCTCCAGCGAGAGACTTACCAGGTTTGCCAAAGTCGTCAAGACGGCAACCATCAATGGACAGCATTGGGTCAACAGACTCTCCACTTGGGAGTCCAAGCCACAAATCCAGATCCTCCAGGAGGCGCCATAAACAAAAGGAAATCACTAGCCCCCGAGTCGGTGAATCCTCCAGCTCACAAAGCCTTCCTAACATACCCAAGAAATCTAGACGAAAGAAATCCAAAGATGGAGAAGGCTCTGTCAAGGCAATGTCAAAGTCAAAAGATAAAGGTTCAAGGCACGGGTCTAGGCTTGGATCGGATGATGTGTCATTGACCAAGCAGTACAACGTTGAGGCGAATTCCAGCACGAGTTTGGCTTCGCTCAAGGAAGAAGAGATGAAGGGACTGTAA